One window of Cohnella hashimotonis genomic DNA carries:
- a CDS encoding ATP-binding cassette domain-containing protein, with product MSDYILEMKSITKEFPGVKALTDVSFKVERGEIHCLIGENGAGKSTLMKVLSGVYPHGTYSGDIVFDGQVQTFAKISDSVKTGIAIIYQELALFPDLTVYENIFAGNEVKRGAVVDWNRTIVEAKRMLKKVKLNVNPETLIKDLGVGKQQLVEIAKALSKEVKLLILDEPTAALNENDSENLLELLRELKDQGITCIMISHKLKEVISIADKATVIRDGRTICTLDAAKGEITEGVIIKNMVGREIEDIYPKRANKKFGDTILEVRDWTAYDAPTGRNVVKNANLHVKKGEIVGIAGLMGSGRTELALSIFGNPKSYKMQGELLVEGKRRSFKHTSDAIEAGIAYVTEDRKGDGLFLLQDIKSNVTAANLHGISRGGVINQNEEVKVANVYKKSMNVKAPSVEQIVGNLSGGNQQKVSLGKWLFVGPKLLILDEPTRGIDVGAKFEIYTIMNKLIAEGMSIIMISSELGEVLGMSDRVYVMAEGKIKGELPIEQASQEKIMELATQ from the coding sequence ATGAGCGACTATATTTTAGAGATGAAAAGCATTACCAAGGAATTCCCGGGCGTCAAGGCGCTCACGGACGTCAGCTTTAAGGTCGAGCGGGGCGAGATCCACTGCCTCATCGGGGAAAACGGCGCGGGCAAGTCCACGCTGATGAAGGTGCTGAGCGGCGTTTATCCGCATGGCACGTATTCGGGCGACATCGTATTCGACGGCCAGGTGCAGACCTTCGCCAAGATCAGCGACAGCGTCAAGACCGGCATCGCCATCATTTATCAGGAGCTCGCGCTATTCCCGGATCTCACCGTCTACGAGAACATTTTTGCGGGCAACGAAGTGAAGCGAGGCGCGGTCGTCGACTGGAACCGTACGATCGTAGAAGCCAAGCGCATGCTCAAAAAGGTGAAGTTGAACGTCAATCCGGAGACGCTGATCAAGGATCTGGGCGTTGGCAAGCAGCAGCTCGTCGAGATCGCCAAGGCGCTCAGCAAGGAAGTGAAGCTGCTCATCCTGGACGAACCGACCGCCGCGCTCAACGAGAACGACAGCGAGAATCTGCTTGAACTGCTTCGCGAATTGAAGGACCAGGGCATCACCTGCATCATGATTTCCCACAAGCTCAAAGAAGTCATCTCCATCGCCGACAAGGCCACCGTCATCCGGGACGGACGCACGATCTGCACGCTCGACGCGGCCAAGGGCGAGATTACGGAAGGCGTCATCATCAAAAACATGGTCGGACGAGAAATCGAGGACATCTATCCGAAGCGCGCGAACAAAAAGTTCGGCGACACGATCCTCGAGGTCCGCGACTGGACCGCTTACGACGCGCCGACGGGCAGAAACGTCGTAAAGAACGCCAACCTGCACGTTAAAAAAGGAGAAATCGTCGGGATCGCCGGCTTGATGGGCTCGGGACGTACGGAGCTGGCACTCAGCATCTTCGGCAACCCGAAGTCCTATAAAATGCAAGGCGAGCTGCTCGTGGAGGGCAAGCGCCGTTCGTTCAAGCATACGAGCGACGCCATCGAAGCGGGTATCGCCTATGTCACCGAAGACCGCAAAGGAGACGGCCTCTTCCTGCTCCAGGATATCAAGAGCAACGTTACGGCCGCCAATCTGCACGGCATCTCCAGAGGCGGCGTCATCAACCAGAACGAAGAGGTCAAGGTCGCCAACGTTTATAAAAAGTCGATGAACGTGAAGGCGCCGTCCGTCGAGCAGATCGTCGGCAACTTAAGCGGCGGCAACCAGCAGAAGGTGTCGCTCGGCAAGTGGCTGTTCGTCGGTCCAAAACTGCTCATCCTTGACGAACCGACGCGCGGCATCGACGTCGGCGCGAAGTTCGAGATTTACACGATCATGAACAAGCTGATCGCCGAGGGCATGAGCATCATCATGATCTCCTCGGAGCTCGGCGAGGTGCTCGGCATGAGCGACCGCGTCTATGTCATGGCCGAAGGCAAGATCAAGGGCGAACTGCCGATCGAACAGGCCAGCCAGGAAAAAATCATGGAGCTTGCCACGCAATAG
- a CDS encoding BNR-4 repeat-containing protein, with product MNWKKQWRAWVAGLLLISLLPMGTGSAAATLTEVPYAIDSSNQAGWWSPLETYGTGLEYAYMAYNAPGSTAGTHKVYIARRDGAGTWSNIPVMDGAAVAEYADDNGHNQPSIARDGSGRFHVFASMHDSAWHYFRSDTVGGAPQNHSADMPDQTMKVTYPVVTTAPNGDLYLLVRSSQDTAGKRTGVLLRWDNSASTWSQIAVIASTLNRSVYPDDLAFDANGDLHILFEWAYFAASPLRHQLSYLKYSPSTNTFSKADGTPVSVPVSLTTADIVQPMAPTEIYVQSGSDPGGPGVQSAKLTVDSANRPVIAYRYREEGSTTFSVKQATRGATGWNLQTVYDAAETTAAIDITWTGTQSRVYYVTAAGTDRAFMAAQSGTGWSQASLAPGIPIQRLAVERNANGADILYLVDIANLKLYYGRN from the coding sequence ATGAATTGGAAAAAGCAATGGCGGGCGTGGGTCGCGGGGCTCTTGCTGATCTCGCTTCTGCCCATGGGCACCGGGAGCGCGGCGGCGACGCTGACGGAGGTGCCTTACGCAATAGATTCGAGCAACCAGGCCGGATGGTGGAGTCCGCTCGAGACGTACGGCACCGGACTCGAATATGCCTACATGGCGTACAACGCGCCGGGCAGCACCGCGGGCACGCACAAAGTATACATCGCAAGGCGCGACGGGGCGGGGACATGGTCGAACATTCCCGTCATGGACGGCGCCGCTGTGGCCGAGTACGCCGACGACAATGGCCACAACCAGCCGTCGATCGCGCGGGACGGCAGCGGCCGCTTCCACGTGTTCGCCTCTATGCACGATTCGGCGTGGCATTATTTCCGTTCGGACACGGTCGGCGGCGCGCCGCAAAACCATTCGGCGGATATGCCCGACCAGACGATGAAGGTCACGTATCCGGTCGTGACGACGGCGCCGAACGGAGACTTATACCTGCTCGTCCGGTCCAGTCAGGATACCGCCGGCAAGCGCACCGGCGTGCTGCTGCGCTGGGACAACTCGGCGTCGACGTGGAGCCAGATTGCGGTCATCGCATCCACGCTCAATCGCTCGGTATATCCGGACGATCTGGCGTTCGACGCGAACGGCGACCTGCACATTTTGTTCGAATGGGCTTACTTCGCGGCCAGTCCGCTGCGTCACCAACTGTCTTATCTCAAATATAGCCCGTCCACGAATACGTTCTCCAAAGCGGACGGTACGCCTGTGTCTGTCCCCGTGTCGCTGACGACCGCGGACATCGTGCAGCCGATGGCGCCGACCGAAATCTACGTGCAGAGCGGCAGCGATCCCGGAGGCCCCGGCGTGCAAAGCGCCAAGCTGACCGTCGATTCGGCGAACCGGCCGGTCATCGCCTACCGTTACCGCGAGGAGGGGAGTACGACATTCTCCGTTAAGCAGGCGACGCGCGGCGCCACCGGCTGGAATCTGCAGACCGTCTACGACGCCGCCGAGACGACGGCCGCCATCGACATCACGTGGACAGGCACGCAGTCGCGCGTCTACTATGTGACGGCCGCGGGGACGGACCGCGCCTTCATGGCCGCACAGTCGGGCACGGGCTGGAGCCAGGCGTCGCTCGCGCCGGGCATTCCGATCCAGCGCCTCGCGGTCGAGCGGAACGCGAACGGCGCCGATATCCTGTACCTCGTAGATATCGCCAATCTCAAGCTGTATTACGGACGCAATTAA
- a CDS encoding MATE family efflux transporter, translating into MESANLHYFEKAPIAKAVAHFAVPMMLGTSMSVIYSILNAFFLGTLNNTAMLSALALTLPLFAIIMALGNLIGIGSGAFISRLLGEKKYEDVKHLSSFAFYSSIALGLIVMAVGLPLIDSIVHGLGATADSFGFTKDYVTIMLIGSPFVVLFFTLENIVRSEGSAITSMVGMILSVVVNIALDALAIFVFHWSVIGVASATVVSNIVASVFFAYHIGYKSSFLTISAKWFKVTKDILSNVFKIGVPVFVMSVFLGAMSLIFNHYLVEYGEQAIAGYGISSRLLQFPEFILMGLCEGVVPLIAFSFTANKLRMKHTISFTIKTIVALAVVFGIVVYLISDHLIGWFTNDPQLIEMGSYILHVTFLSLFITGMTSLFTGIFQATAQGTAALIMSVIQGITLIPVLYIANRMSGFHGVVWSIVIADAVTFLVGAIMLYALRNKLQPDLEQLAQ; encoded by the coding sequence ATGGAATCTGCAAACCTCCATTACTTTGAAAAAGCGCCGATCGCCAAAGCCGTAGCCCACTTCGCCGTACCGATGATGCTAGGCACTTCGATGAGCGTGATTTACTCGATTCTGAACGCCTTTTTCCTTGGCACGCTTAACAATACGGCCATGTTGTCCGCGCTCGCGCTCACTTTGCCGTTATTCGCAATCATCATGGCGCTGGGCAACCTGATCGGGATCGGCAGCGGCGCATTCATCTCCCGTTTGCTGGGAGAGAAAAAATACGAGGACGTTAAGCACTTATCGTCATTCGCCTTTTACAGCAGCATCGCGCTCGGTCTGATCGTGATGGCCGTCGGTCTCCCGTTAATCGATTCGATCGTTCATGGACTGGGCGCAACGGCCGATTCGTTCGGATTTACGAAGGACTATGTCACGATTATGCTGATCGGTTCGCCGTTCGTCGTGCTGTTCTTTACGCTAGAAAATATCGTGCGGTCCGAAGGCTCGGCCATCACGTCGATGGTCGGCATGATCCTCAGCGTTGTCGTCAACATCGCGCTCGATGCGCTCGCTATCTTCGTTTTTCATTGGAGCGTGATCGGCGTCGCGTCCGCCACGGTCGTTTCGAACATTGTCGCGAGCGTATTTTTCGCCTACCACATCGGCTATAAGAGTTCCTTTTTAACCATCTCGGCTAAATGGTTCAAGGTGACCAAGGACATTTTAAGCAATGTATTTAAAATAGGCGTTCCAGTCTTCGTGATGAGCGTATTCCTGGGCGCCATGTCGCTGATCTTCAACCACTATCTTGTCGAGTACGGGGAGCAGGCCATCGCGGGCTACGGCATTTCATCTCGCTTGCTGCAATTTCCCGAATTTATCCTGATGGGCTTGTGCGAGGGCGTCGTGCCGCTGATCGCCTTCTCATTTACGGCGAATAAATTGCGCATGAAGCATACCATCTCCTTCACGATCAAGACGATCGTGGCGTTAGCTGTCGTATTCGGCATCGTCGTCTACTTGATTTCCGACCACCTCATCGGTTGGTTTACGAACGATCCGCAGTTGATCGAGATGGGCAGCTACATTTTGCACGTCACGTTCTTATCCTTGTTCATTACGGGCATGACCTCGTTGTTCACAGGGATCTTCCAAGCGACCGCGCAAGGCACCGCCGCCCTCATTATGTCCGTCATCCAAGGCATCACGCTGATTCCCGTGCTTTATATCGCCAATCGCATGAGCGGCTTCCACGGCGTCGTCTGGTCGATCGTGATCGCGGATGCCGTCACCTTCCTGGTAGGCGCGATCATGCTGTATGCGCTGCGGAACAAATTGCAGCCGGATCTGGAGCAATTGGCGCAGTAA
- a CDS encoding spore coat protein — protein MAKELALHEKLEVHEILTLKTSCATKARAMLGLATDEKLKALIEQDLVNSSKAIEELKSILQ, from the coding sequence ATGGCAAAGGAACTGGCGCTGCACGAGAAGCTTGAGGTCCATGAAATCCTGACGCTAAAAACGTCGTGCGCAACCAAAGCGAGGGCAATGCTGGGACTGGCGACGGACGAGAAGCTAAAAGCGCTGATCGAACAAGACCTGGTGAATTCGTCCAAGGCGATCGAAGAATTGAAATCCATCCTACAATAA
- a CDS encoding LLM class flavin-dependent oxidoreductase: MKIGILDQAPIVKGSNAPNALRNAEEIAVLADELGYHRMWMAEHHNTRNFASTAPEIVAARLAALTKRIRIGTGGVMMMHYSPLKLAEVFKTLSAFSPGRIDFGAGRAPGGDHYSTRALAEGRAHLPGDLYDKLHTTMQLIADRAPKDPLYEGLLASPYDVPLPEAWLLGSTGNSAVRAGRLGVGYSFAQFFNGQMTREIFDAYRDNFEPSYFMPKPIILVTYSATVAETREEAEYIAKPADLMRLSLMRGSLQQVMTPEEARDFPLTEADLAVIRENRKLHLVGTPAEVADQLRRDRELYGFDEVMINSTPHGMTSRLNVFRLLARELLR; the protein is encoded by the coding sequence ATGAAGATTGGAATACTGGATCAAGCGCCGATCGTAAAGGGCAGCAACGCGCCGAATGCGCTCAGAAACGCAGAAGAGATCGCCGTCCTCGCGGACGAGCTCGGCTACCACCGCATGTGGATGGCGGAGCACCATAATACCCGCAACTTCGCCAGCACGGCGCCCGAGATCGTGGCGGCACGGCTCGCCGCGCTGACGAAGCGCATCCGCATCGGCACCGGCGGCGTCATGATGATGCACTATTCGCCGCTCAAGCTGGCCGAAGTGTTCAAGACGCTCAGCGCCTTTTCCCCGGGGCGCATCGACTTCGGCGCCGGCCGCGCGCCGGGCGGCGACCACTACTCGACGCGCGCGCTTGCCGAGGGTCGCGCGCATCTGCCCGGCGACTTGTACGACAAGCTGCACACGACGATGCAGCTGATCGCCGACCGCGCGCCGAAGGATCCTTTGTACGAGGGGCTGCTGGCCTCGCCTTACGATGTGCCGCTGCCGGAAGCATGGCTGCTCGGCTCCACCGGCAACAGCGCCGTCCGCGCGGGTCGTCTCGGCGTCGGCTACTCGTTTGCGCAGTTTTTCAACGGACAGATGACGCGGGAGATCTTCGACGCCTACCGGGATAACTTCGAGCCGTCGTATTTCATGCCCAAGCCGATCATCCTCGTCACTTACTCGGCTACGGTCGCCGAAACCCGGGAGGAAGCCGAGTACATCGCGAAGCCGGCCGACCTGATGCGCCTGTCGCTCATGCGGGGCTCCCTGCAGCAGGTGATGACGCCGGAGGAAGCGCGAGATTTTCCGCTCACCGAGGCGGACCTAGCCGTCATCCGCGAGAACCGCAAGCTTCATCTCGTCGGCACGCCCGCCGAGGTCGCCGACCAGCTCCGCCGGGACCGGGAGTTGTACGGGTTCGACGAAGTGATGATCAACAGCACGCCGCATGGCATGACCTCGCGGCTTAACGTGTTTCGTTTGCTGGCACGGGAATTGCTGCGGTAA
- a CDS encoding sugar ABC transporter permease codes for MNFFNEAKSLIKVNIREYGMYIALFVIMLTFSIMTDGLFMSSRNISNLLDMTGYTAVLAVGMTLVIVIRHIDLSVGFAAGFMGAIAAIMLSDWGVPVYITIPVILVLGVVIGMFNGVLVASVGIPAFVSSLAAMLIFRGALLMVTEKSGTIIVKNEHFNALGNGFIPSLGEVGGLSVLSLILGLVVIALYIYFEFANRRNKLKYEFEVVSGGIFAVKLVFVSAIIAYITWIIAGYNGFSWTVVIMLAVVVIYHILTTKTVLGRHIYAVGSNPEAAHLSGISVKKITYIVFGSMGMLSALSGILYTARLQSATTTAGTLFELDAIAAAYVGGVSAAGGVGKVTGSIIGAIVMASLTSGMNLLGVGISYQYMIRGGVLAAAVIFDVMTRKKRA; via the coding sequence ATGAATTTCTTTAACGAAGCCAAGTCGCTCATCAAAGTCAACATTCGCGAATACGGCATGTACATCGCGCTGTTCGTGATCATGCTTACGTTCTCCATCATGACGGACGGCTTGTTCATGTCCTCGCGCAACATCAGCAATCTGCTCGACATGACCGGTTACACCGCCGTGCTGGCGGTCGGCATGACGCTGGTCATCGTCATCCGGCACATCGACCTGTCGGTCGGCTTCGCCGCAGGCTTCATGGGCGCGATCGCCGCGATCATGCTGTCGGACTGGGGCGTGCCCGTCTATATTACGATTCCCGTCATCCTCGTGCTCGGCGTCGTGATCGGCATGTTCAACGGCGTGCTGGTCGCGTCGGTCGGCATACCGGCGTTCGTATCTTCGCTCGCGGCGATGCTCATCTTCCGCGGCGCGCTGCTCATGGTCACCGAGAAGAGCGGCACGATTATCGTGAAAAACGAGCATTTCAACGCGCTGGGCAACGGATTTATCCCATCGCTGGGCGAAGTCGGCGGACTCAGCGTGCTGTCGCTGATCCTGGGACTCGTCGTCATCGCGCTGTATATTTACTTTGAATTCGCGAATCGCCGCAACAAGCTGAAATACGAGTTCGAGGTCGTCTCGGGCGGCATCTTCGCGGTCAAACTCGTATTCGTATCGGCCATCATCGCGTACATCACCTGGATCATCGCCGGCTACAACGGCTTCTCCTGGACCGTCGTCATCATGCTGGCCGTCGTCGTGATCTACCACATCCTGACGACCAAGACGGTGCTCGGCCGCCACATCTACGCGGTCGGCAGCAACCCGGAAGCCGCGCATCTGAGCGGCATCAGCGTCAAGAAGATCACGTACATCGTCTTCGGCTCGATGGGCATGCTGTCCGCGCTGTCGGGCATCCTGTACACCGCCCGTCTCCAATCGGCGACGACGACGGCGGGCACGCTGTTCGAGCTCGACGCGATCGCGGCCGCCTACGTCGGCGGCGTGTCCGCAGCCGGCGGCGTAGGCAAGGTCACCGGCTCCATCATCGGCGCCATCGTCATGGCCTCGCTCACGAGCGGCATGAACCTGCTCGGCGTCGGCATCTCGTACCAGTATATGATCCGCGGCGGCGTCCTGGCCGCGGCCGTCATCTTCGACGTCATGACGCGCAAGAAGAGAGCTTGA
- a CDS encoding YojF family protein — MLPIQNVEIQNRIDSLKDQDLYIHLELTTGAYAAHNDSTKHPAANFITNALIRYGIGSISGNGPYRVGLKMEKGWIYAEGLTHYDETDAERLIMAGHDSSGKLVVALQLSREPF; from the coding sequence ATGTTACCGATTCAAAACGTGGAAATACAGAACAGGATCGATTCGCTCAAGGATCAGGACCTGTACATACATTTGGAATTGACGACGGGCGCTTACGCGGCCCACAACGATAGCACCAAGCATCCGGCGGCAAACTTCATTACGAACGCGCTGATCCGATACGGCATCGGCTCGATCTCGGGCAACGGACCGTACAGGGTCGGTTTGAAAATGGAGAAGGGCTGGATTTACGCAGAGGGATTGACGCACTATGACGAGACGGACGCGGAGCGTCTGATCATGGCCGGCCATGACAGCTCGGGCAAGCTGGTCGTCGCCCTGCAGCTCAGCCGCGAACCCTTTTAA
- a CDS encoding TetR/AcrR family transcriptional regulator, with protein MKKQQPQISEDKILEASWALLGEEDIEKFSMRRLAERLGIQAPSLYWYFKSKQSLYQRLANQVSKIILEEFRSEGDWKAQLAGLAATIRSVLGRYPCSTQLMMMTLPHEPDMIRFTNRMLLCVDSTPLDQEQKLQAVLTLTNYVFYFVLDAYQHQRNVSAILEDKGALPDGEMLSLLDAMSEPDAGVFRRMFKSGLFEVMGTDGSFAFGLNLILLGIEQVIKAQGE; from the coding sequence ATGAAAAAGCAGCAGCCTCAAATTTCGGAGGACAAAATTCTGGAGGCCTCGTGGGCGCTTCTGGGAGAGGAGGACATCGAAAAATTCAGCATGAGACGGTTGGCCGAACGGTTGGGGATTCAAGCGCCCTCTTTGTATTGGTACTTCAAGAGCAAGCAAAGTCTCTACCAGCGCCTGGCCAACCAGGTGTCGAAAATCATTCTGGAGGAGTTCCGCTCCGAAGGAGACTGGAAGGCGCAGCTGGCGGGGCTGGCGGCAACGATACGCAGCGTGCTCGGCCGGTACCCCTGCTCCACGCAGCTGATGATGATGACGCTGCCGCACGAGCCGGACATGATCCGCTTCACCAACCGCATGCTGCTCTGCGTGGATTCAACGCCGCTTGACCAGGAACAGAAATTGCAAGCGGTGCTTACGCTTACGAACTATGTCTTCTACTTCGTGCTGGACGCTTATCAGCATCAGCGCAACGTCTCCGCGATTTTGGAGGACAAGGGGGCGCTTCCGGATGGGGAGATGCTGAGCCTGCTGGACGCCATGAGCGAGCCGGACGCAGGCGTGTTCCGACGGATGTTCAAGAGCGGGCTGTTCGAGGTCATGGGGACCGATGGATCGTTCGCGTTCGGCTTGAACCTGATTCTGCTCGGGATTGAGCAGGTCATCAAGGCGCAGGGAGAGTAG
- a CDS encoding spore coat protein has translation MATTTMKKEELLKATAPLDDLAIATDMLLSAKAAVRSYAIALTETATPKVHKILKAQLDTAIETHRKIAVYMIENEMYHPYNVEKQVEHDVLKADNALSLIKE, from the coding sequence ATGGCAACGACAACGATGAAAAAAGAAGAGCTGCTCAAAGCGACGGCGCCGCTGGACGATCTGGCGATCGCGACCGACATGCTGCTGTCCGCAAAAGCCGCGGTACGCAGCTACGCCATCGCGCTGACGGAGACGGCAACGCCCAAAGTCCATAAAATCCTGAAGGCGCAGCTGGATACGGCGATCGAGACGCATCGCAAGATTGCGGTCTACATGATCGAGAACGAAATGTACCACCCGTACAACGTTGAAAAACAGGTCGAGCACGACGTGCTCAAGGCGGATAACGCTTTGTCTCTCATTAAGGAATAG
- a CDS encoding sugar ABC transporter substrate-binding protein gives MKKGFKTIALLLVVMMFAAVAAACGKDGASSKVSVGIVLPTKDEPRWVQDEQRFKDALSGTKYTTDILFSQGSSAKEKENVETLINKGIQVLIICPQDGDAAAAAVEEAKKEGIKVISYDRLITNTDAVDYYVTFDSVAVGAAQAQYLVDHAKGQGEPLYLYAGAASDNNAFLFFQGAWQTLQPKIADGTFKIANSSEAIALKDTKDLTREQMSKIIGQVTTNWDANEAKNKAQTHLTSAAADMKGDVAILAPNDGTARSIADVFGSDKAITSFVVTGQDAEKASIQYVIDGKQSMTVFKDVRTLVKDAMGMAVDILDGKSPETTGSYNNGKVDVKAKQTDVIVVDKDNVKAKLIDSDYYKAGDFTGL, from the coding sequence ATGAAAAAAGGATTCAAAACCATCGCGCTATTGCTGGTCGTCATGATGTTCGCGGCGGTCGCAGCGGCTTGCGGCAAGGACGGAGCAAGCAGCAAGGTGAGCGTGGGCATCGTGCTCCCGACGAAGGACGAACCGAGATGGGTGCAGGACGAGCAACGCTTTAAGGATGCGCTGTCCGGCACGAAATATACGACGGATATTTTGTTCAGCCAAGGCTCCTCGGCCAAGGAAAAGGAAAACGTCGAAACGCTGATCAACAAAGGCATTCAAGTCCTCATCATTTGTCCGCAAGACGGCGACGCAGCGGCAGCAGCCGTAGAAGAAGCCAAGAAGGAAGGCATCAAGGTCATCTCCTACGACCGTCTGATCACGAACACTGACGCGGTCGACTACTACGTCACCTTCGACAGCGTCGCAGTCGGCGCGGCGCAAGCGCAGTACCTGGTCGACCACGCCAAGGGCCAAGGCGAGCCGCTGTACCTGTACGCCGGCGCCGCTTCCGACAACAACGCGTTCCTCTTCTTCCAAGGCGCATGGCAGACGCTGCAGCCGAAGATCGCGGACGGCACGTTCAAGATTGCGAACTCGAGTGAAGCGATCGCGCTGAAGGATACGAAGGACCTGACCCGCGAGCAAATGAGCAAGATCATCGGCCAAGTCACCACCAACTGGGACGCCAACGAAGCCAAGAACAAAGCGCAAACGCATCTGACCTCCGCAGCCGCCGACATGAAGGGCGACGTCGCCATCCTGGCGCCGAACGACGGCACGGCCCGCTCGATCGCCGACGTATTCGGTTCCGACAAGGCGATCACGAGCTTCGTCGTTACCGGTCAAGACGCAGAGAAGGCTTCCATCCAATACGTCATCGACGGCAAGCAATCCATGACCGTGTTCAAGGACGTCCGCACGCTGGTCAAGGACGCGATGGGCATGGCGGTCGACATCCTCGACGGCAAGTCGCCTGAGACGACCGGCTCTTACAACAACGGCAAGGTGGACGTGAAGGCGAAGCAAACGGACGTCATCGTCGTCGACAAGGACAACGTCAAGGCAAAACTCATCGATTCGGACTACTACAAAGCGGGCGACTTCACGGGACTGTAA
- the bshB2 gene encoding bacillithiol biosynthesis deacetylase BshB2, translated as MEQRILVVLPHPDDECFGISGTLAKHIAAGAQVTYACLTLGERARNMGNPPFANRITLPQIRKGELEQSCKAIGIQDLRLLGFHDKTLEFEDQDLLDLKIGELLAELNPTLVITFFPGFAVHPDHDATGAAVVRTIGKLQPSARPPVHCLAFSHNHQESIGAPDVLVDVSEFLQQKIASVLSHRSQFYVPQLFEKNPHKNREVQERFGTERFYTYKFA; from the coding sequence ATGGAACAACGTATTTTAGTCGTGCTGCCGCATCCGGACGACGAATGCTTCGGCATTTCGGGCACGCTGGCCAAGCACATCGCGGCGGGCGCTCAGGTCACCTATGCCTGCCTGACCTTGGGCGAGCGCGCGCGCAATATGGGCAATCCCCCTTTTGCCAACCGCATCACGCTCCCGCAGATCCGCAAGGGCGAGCTCGAGCAGTCCTGCAAGGCCATCGGCATTCAGGATCTTCGCCTGCTCGGCTTCCACGACAAGACGCTCGAATTCGAGGATCAGGACCTGCTGGATCTGAAAATCGGCGAGCTGCTCGCGGAGCTTAATCCGACGCTCGTCATCACCTTTTTCCCGGGCTTCGCAGTCCACCCGGACCATGACGCTACAGGCGCCGCCGTCGTCCGCACGATCGGCAAGCTGCAGCCGTCCGCCCGTCCGCCCGTGCATTGCCTCGCCTTTTCGCACAATCACCAGGAGTCGATCGGCGCTCCGGACGTTCTGGTGGACGTCAGCGAATTCCTGCAGCAGAAGATCGCCTCGGTTTTGTCGCATCGATCGCAGTTTTACGTCCCGCAGCTGTTCGAGAAAAATCCGCATAAGAACCGCGAAGTGCAGGAACGATTCGGCACGGAGCGCTTCTATACGTACAAGTTCGCCTGA